aaattagatttttctaaaCAAACAACATAAACtattttccaattcattttcagatttgagcTAAAtactataaattattatcattattttagaaaatgacttattggaatttttttttttcaaaatcgtcacatttttcatgaaacaaatgaagtctaaatttcaattttcctttatctcctttcttttgaaaattttaaaatttccctttttctatctagattttctttctcccatttccttttattttccacatgtaATTGAAGACAAGTGTTCATGCATTCTAAATgaataataacataaataacTCATAAACTTTAATCTAATATACAATTTGATCCtcgaacttgaattaatgaaagaataatattaaatatttaggaACTACATTGAATACGTACCACACTTTAAGCGTATTTCTATTTGTATAAATATTGTAAATGATTTAGTAGTCTCTCCAACTAAAGTATCActtttcttaagaaaatgaaattttcctatgatttttaaaatttttgtgaagagttgatcaaatgttgatttttccatgatttaaCACTAAATAAGCCAATTGATTATTCAgacttcgatttttttttcttgaaaatacaaAGTGTAAATGACTAATTGTGAATGAAAATGTCAAATTGACActtatttaggactttttatgCAAAATGCCAATTTCTTCACTGAGGGTTGACCAGAGTTTGCTGAATTCGATATGACAAAGTCATGTGAGTACCATATGGGGAGAAAGGCCATTATACCGACAATTGTCTTGCCCTGAAGATCAAAGTGCAAAAACTTGCTTCACAAAGGAATTCTGTCTTCTAAAGACGTCGCTCCTAATGTGCAAAAACCCTTTACCAAATCATCTAAAAGCTATCAATCTAACTTTCGAGAAGGTTGATAAGAACTAGCAAGCCTTTTATGGTAGATGCCACGAAATTATCACAACCCAAATTGAATAAACTTGAGAATCAACGAGAATTAGTTGTTTGGTGTTAAGAACATAATGTTGATACAATAATAAGTATAGACATGTAATTTCTCAACTTATATTACTATTGGAAAGTGAGGAACTTGACTTTTCAACTTATTGGATTAGCGATTCCTCCGTCCGAGCCATTAAGATATCACTAAAACatatgatgaaaacattttgcaCATAAAACCtagagaaatttcaaataagggcctaaagtgtccttattttcttaaatgaggACTTGATACAAAATATTCTAACCGATAGGTGTATTTTCATTGAacacatttttaatttaaatattaattgaataagaagaagaagaaaaaatataagcCACTGCCCCCATCAAGAAGGGAGAGGGCAATGACCCTCTCCGAGATTTGGTTGAGGATCACCTATCCTCACCTTGATTTGAGCAAGAGTTACCAGCCTTCACGCAAGTTTGGCTGCCCTCACCTCGCCCTTGCCCTCGTCTGGGGGCTCTTGCCGAGGTGCCAATGACCCCGCCAGCCATCGTAGCCACCACATTGGCGATGGGGCAATAGCCATAGGTGGGAGGGAGCCTTCCCCCTGTGCGTGtgggtttatttatttatttatttattaaatattagttttattttagtttttttatggaaagaaaaggcaaaaaaaaaaaaaaaaaaaaaaaaaaggaaagaacatataaaaatacaaaattaccCTTAACCAGATAAAGAGTTCGAGCCACtttaagttcttatttaaaataatgttcaTTTTGACCCTTATTTAAGCAAATCAACATCTACTTCATacatttatttgataaaaaaaatatatttcatgcctttatttgaaGTTTTTCCTAAAACCTATAACTCATCTCTATAataccacaatttttttttattgttgggATTGAATCCTCTCAATGTTCTCGCGAGTGGATTCATTGGGCCATTGTGAAATTAAAGGGCTCACTTGTTAACAATTGATATAAGTTGAGGCCCCGCTGAAGGTACCGAACAAGCATCCCGATTGAGATGGGCGGTTCATCGACTGGGGTAGCGACTTGCTCATGTCGATGATGCGGCCCATAACACCCCGTCGAGCCATTCGTcattgagaaaaaaaggaaattctcatgTTTGGACTGTCCAATTTCAACCCTAATCTTGTGATTCCATGTATGGAATCTCTCATGTTTTTGCAATATTATCCATGCCGTGcgatattaatttagtctttaTGAAAAGTAATGGAAGATTCAGAAAGCCAAACGACACACCACTTCACAAATTTTAATGCAGAAAGAAGAGCTGAACAAACTTATTGATAGCTTACATGCATCGACTCGTGCGAGTAAGGCTCACCAAAACACGACAGGAACGGAACACAGATTCAACAACTATTTCACACGCGCAGGCACAAGAGCAAAATACAGTAGATCGATCTCTCTCATCAGTGGATCTCAACCCTCTTGACCTCGGGCTTCTTCTCATCCGCCTTGGGCACGATCACGGTGAGCACCCCGTCCTCCATGCACGCCTTGATCCCCTCCCTCTTCGCGTTCCTCGGCAGCCTGAACCGCCTCGAGAACTTGCCCCGGAAGCGCTCCACCCTGTGCCACTtctcgccctcgccctcgccctcccCCTTCTTGCCCTCCCCGCCCTTGGCCTCTTTGTCCTCCGGCACCTTCCTCTCTCCGCTGATGATCAGGTACCCGTCGCCGTCGACCTCCACCTTCACCTCGTCCTTCTTCAGCCCCGGGAGGTCGACGATGAACATGTGGGCCTCCGGGGTCTCCTTCCAGTCGGTCGGCGCGTTGAGCACCGGGCACTTGTTGACCATCGACAGGAAGGGGTCCAGGATCTCGTTCCCCATGAGCTGAGAGATCACAGACATCGTCGGTAGCTGAAACTGGCGATGATTCAGACAATGATCGGGTTGGTTTGTGTGCGTGTGTGAGTGCGTGTGTGTGCTGGAGTGGTTTGGGCGAGGAGGCTTTGAGGGTTTTTAAGGGCGAGCTTGGATGCGTTCTTGAAGTTTCTTGTCTGTTCAGTTTGGtagaaattttttgtttgtAGGTTGACGTGATTATTGGAAAAGATAAGGTCCCATCGAGGGTGGTTCTACGACCTTCCCGCAGGCTGTGCTGCTTGAACCTTCTCCTGCGTTCCACGCACTGTTTTAGcatcattccttttttttttttcaccccGAATTAAGCTGTCGCCTATGTAATACAATACGAATCTATTTAGGTAATATGTGAAAGACCATAAATGATTTGAGTCTGTTTCTCGCTTAATCTCATGGGTCATTTTGGCAAGGATTTTCACAAGAGATGTTACTCATGCGCATCGACTGCAATCATGtgcataaatatatatatatgtcactTGATCACATGACATGCAATGAAGTTACATGTGACACTCACCCCAATTTAAAATACAAACGaacaaatttgataaatatgcACATTTGATTCATagaaaaagtactaaaaaagtcataaacctattatattagtatcgattcaatcttaaacatctTTGCATTTTGTTAGTTCAgtccatccggtcaattttgaccaagaaCCGCTTACGTGGATGTTAGCTGTCTTACGTAATACGGTTGGTTTTGGCTTGGAtaatttgtacaatttttttaaatgaatttatttttttctctctttttttccctttgtgaaaggaaaaaaataataataaaaagtccATGGCAGTGCTAGTAGTGGTTTCTtgtcaaaattgactagattgactcaattgaaaattgtgaaaatgtttataattaaattgaccaaattaaaaaagtgtaggacttaattgatactaatgtaataaatttaagattttttatgaaCTATGTAATTTTTAAAGCATGTAGGtagataaaatataattaagattAGATGTGCCTTTATTTGTTATATGGAAGTATATGCGAAACATACCTTAAAATTGGATGGGTCAAAATTGGGAGAAACGTCTCCATGATCTATATTTACTATttatttatgcaataaatataaGGCACTTTTTCGGAGGCTGGTCATAATGACTTTGTTGATATTTATTTCAAGATTGTTTCAAAATTTAAGAGATGATGGCTACATTTGGTAGTcagaataaaatttatcttaCCTTGTATCTTGTGTATGCTTGAGATAGGATAAAATTAGCTATCATAGAAATATAGcctagataaaattatttcactGGGGAGGTAGGAGAAATGTGGATATGAATTGTAATATCCATAATATAAAAGTTATTGtattgaataacaaacttcttaaattaataaaaaaaaaaaaaaatatttgcttataaataatatttgaattctgatgtaaaaaaattcaaaataaaaaaataacaacaattttgttttatttattcctatttttatttatatattcgaatttctttcaatcttatagtataaattcaatatataaaaatagatataatatttatatttattgcaagttttaggtattttagtatatactatttaataaaattttagtagAGAAAGATGGAAGGagataaaagaattaaaaagaattaaaaaagagggaaaataataaaaaaataagcaaataaaaatgaatttgcCTAGAGTGTTATGAAAGATTCTTACTATCTCTATTTGTGCAATTTTTAGGCTCATTTATCATTTATATCATATAGAATGTAAAAATATCTGATTTTATTAGTGTAATTCACCAAACGGTGGATATGATTTAGCAGAATTTATAAATTTCATATCTTATTCAGTCAAATTCTATTATGAGTAGAAATTTAGATAGCCAAACATGTGTCAAATACGGATAAGGTTACATCAATGGCCATGGCGCATAATTTCCATTGCTTGAAATGCCCCTGAAGAATGCGGATTGAATTGCTACAATAGGACTAATTTCAATTGTCCATATCAGTAGCTGCGCgtcatcatcaatcatcatgGCATATGTGGGCCGCCCTTGAGCAAAGGTCTCCGACCCCAGCCAGCTCTActgaaatttgatggaaacccAGCACATTTGATGTCGCCTTGACATTACTTTACTTCGATATTTGTCCACAATATTAATGGCCTAGTTCAGAGTATACGTTGAGGAAGCTTAGGCTCGCCGAGTTAATTAGTATAAACTCTCTAGTTTGATCATAAATAAGATCATTTATCTCCAGTCAAAAAGATTTCCAGGAAATTAAACTGTCAGTCAAATATCAAAATGAGGTTCGCGTGTCGGGACGGGAATCAATTAAACCGTGGTTTATGGCAGACTGAAGCCAGAGCCAGTCACACTAGTAAATTGTACATTATAAACAGGCATATGGGATTAGGATTTAGCTCGCAACCTCTTTACCTTCGAGCTATGTAAAGGACTCGgaaacttttaataataataataaaaagaagcaagaaacaaaCGACGCACATCGAAACATTATTCTTCCCTTTATTGCTTATCGACTATTTGCTATACATAATCATATGCGCGAGCTTCGATTAATCTTCGCAATCTCTTCTCACAAATCGGCCCTGcaacataagaagaaaaaacgtcACATTCCACCAGAAGCAGGAAAAACAATCTCGGGAAGAGgccaagaaaagagagaaaagagaggggaaaCGATGCGAACCTTGATACGGGGC
Above is a window of Eucalyptus grandis isolate ANBG69807.140 chromosome 9, ASM1654582v1, whole genome shotgun sequence DNA encoding:
- the LOC120288296 gene encoding 18.1 kDa class I heat shock protein-like, whose amino-acid sequence is MSVISQLMGNEILDPFLSMVNKCPVLNAPTDWKETPEAHMFIVDLPGLKKDEVKVEVDGDGYLIISGERKVPEDKEAKGGEGKKGEGEGEGEKWHRVERFRGKFSRRFRLPRNAKREGIKACMEDGVLTVIVPKADEKKPEVKRVEIH